A section of the Falco rusticolus isolate bFalRus1 chromosome Z, bFalRus1.pri, whole genome shotgun sequence genome encodes:
- the GCNT4 gene encoding beta-1,3-galactosyl-O-glycosyl-glycoprotein beta-1,6-N-acetylglucosaminyltransferase 4 isoform X1, which yields MKRHKCPYKCPSRRKILILCVTGWLIALLKLLHVERHFFPSKGIYLVEHFLSTSSYVTNRYSHLRNEIQYEINCSSIYEQDPHEIGKSLEIRRKEIIDLADEDVVAMTSACHVYRSLRKYHLKPVSPEEENFPIAYSLVVHKDAVMVERLIHSLYSHQNIYCIHYDQKAAKSFKSAVNNLAKCFPNIFIASKLETVDYAHISRLQADFNCLSDLMDSSVPWKYVINLCGQDFPLRSNFELVAELKKLGGGNMLETIKPSSSKRERFTYHYELMKVPYEYMQMPVKTNISKNPPPHDIEVFVGSAYFVLSRAFIQYTLESSLAKDFFEWSRDTYSPDEHFWATLVRVPGVPGEVPRSAQDITDLQSKTRLVKWNYLEDHLYPPCTGTHLRSVCIYGAAELRWLLNYGHWFANKFDSKVDPVLVKCLAEKLAEQQREYETKTSVSATSGKLEVPSSQTKPRDPHDTK from the exons atgAAGAGACACAAGTGTCCCTACAAATGTCCATCACGAAGGAAGATCTTGATCCTGTGTGTTACGGGGTGGCTGATTGCACTGCTGAAGCTTCTCCATGTCGAAAGacacttttttccctctaaGGGCATTTATTTGGTTGAGCACTTCTTGAGCACTTCTTCTTACGTTACAAACAGGTATTCCCACCTTAGAAATGAGATCCAGTATGAGATTAATTGTTCATCTATATATGAACAAGATCCCCATGAAATTGGCAAGAGTTTAGAgataagaagaaaagagataaTTGATTTAGCTGATGAAGATGTCGTAGCAATGACAAGTGCTTGCCATGTGTATCGTTCACTTAGGAAATACCACCTTAAACCTGTTTCTCCTGAGGAGGAGAATTTTCCAATTGCCTATTCTTTGGTTGTTCACAAAGATGCAGTAATGGTAGAAAGACTTATACATTCACTGTACAGTCATCAAAATATTTACTGCATCCATTATGaccaaaaagcagcaaaaagttTCAAATCTGCTGTGAACAATCTGGCTAAATGTTTCCCCAATATTTTCATTGCGTCAAAATTGGAGACAGTGGACTATGCACATATTTCACGTCTGCAAGCAGATTTCAATTGTTTGTCTGATTTGATGGACTCCTCAGTTCCCTGGAAGTACGTTATTAATTTGTGTGGCCAAGATTTTCCTCTGAGGTCAAATTTTGAATTGGTCGCTGAACTGAAGAAACTCGGTGGAGGAAACATGCTGGAAACTATaaagccaagcagcagcaaaagagaACGATTTACTTATCACTATGAACTTATGAAAGTGCCTTATGAATACATGCAGATGCCTGTAAAAACCAACATTTCCAAGAATCCGCCACCTCATGATATTGAGGTATTTGTAGGCAGTGCCTATTTTGTTCTAAGCCGAGCATTTATTCAATATACCCTTGAAAGCTCTCttgcaaaagatttttttgagtGGTCAAGGGATACATACTCTCCAGATGAACATTTCTGGGCCACTCTTGTACGTGTTCCTGGAGTCCCTGGGGAAGTTCCAAGGTCAGCCCAGGACATAACAGACCTACAAAGCAAAACTCGTCTGGTGAAATGGAATTACCTTGAAGACCATTTGTATCCTCCCTGCACTGGTACCCACCTTCGCAGTGTCTGCATCTATGGGGCCGCAGAGTTAAGATGGCTTCTGAATTACGGGCACTGGTTCGCCAACAAGTTTGACTCCAAAGTAGACCCTGTCCTGGTAAAATGCTTGGCAGAAAAACTGGCAGAACAACAGAGAGA gtaTGAAACAAAGACCTCTGTATCTGCTACCTCAGGAAAACTGGAAGTGCCCAGCTCACAGACAAAACCAAGAGATCCGCATGACACCAAATGA
- the GCNT4 gene encoding beta-1,3-galactosyl-O-glycosyl-glycoprotein beta-1,6-N-acetylglucosaminyltransferase 4 isoform X2 — protein MKRHKCPYKCPSRRKILILCVTGWLIALLKLLHVERHFFPSKGIYLVEHFLSTSSYVTNRYSHLRNEIQYEINCSSIYEQDPHEIGKSLEIRRKEIIDLADEDVVAMTSACHVYRSLRKYHLKPVSPEEENFPIAYSLVVHKDAVMVERLIHSLYSHQNIYCIHYDQKAAKSFKSAVNNLAKCFPNIFIASKLETVDYAHISRLQADFNCLSDLMDSSVPWKYVINLCGQDFPLRSNFELVAELKKLGGGNMLETIKPSSSKRERFTYHYELMKVPYEYMQMPVKTNISKNPPPHDIEVFVGSAYFVLSRAFIQYTLESSLAKDFFEWSRDTYSPDEHFWATLVRVPGVPGEVPRSAQDITDLQSKTRLVKWNYLEDHLYPPCTGTHLRSVCIYGAAELRWLLNYGHWFANKFDSKVDPVLVKCLAEKLAEQQREWVYLSSDKYFLHINPVNALL, from the coding sequence atgAAGAGACACAAGTGTCCCTACAAATGTCCATCACGAAGGAAGATCTTGATCCTGTGTGTTACGGGGTGGCTGATTGCACTGCTGAAGCTTCTCCATGTCGAAAGacacttttttccctctaaGGGCATTTATTTGGTTGAGCACTTCTTGAGCACTTCTTCTTACGTTACAAACAGGTATTCCCACCTTAGAAATGAGATCCAGTATGAGATTAATTGTTCATCTATATATGAACAAGATCCCCATGAAATTGGCAAGAGTTTAGAgataagaagaaaagagataaTTGATTTAGCTGATGAAGATGTCGTAGCAATGACAAGTGCTTGCCATGTGTATCGTTCACTTAGGAAATACCACCTTAAACCTGTTTCTCCTGAGGAGGAGAATTTTCCAATTGCCTATTCTTTGGTTGTTCACAAAGATGCAGTAATGGTAGAAAGACTTATACATTCACTGTACAGTCATCAAAATATTTACTGCATCCATTATGaccaaaaagcagcaaaaagttTCAAATCTGCTGTGAACAATCTGGCTAAATGTTTCCCCAATATTTTCATTGCGTCAAAATTGGAGACAGTGGACTATGCACATATTTCACGTCTGCAAGCAGATTTCAATTGTTTGTCTGATTTGATGGACTCCTCAGTTCCCTGGAAGTACGTTATTAATTTGTGTGGCCAAGATTTTCCTCTGAGGTCAAATTTTGAATTGGTCGCTGAACTGAAGAAACTCGGTGGAGGAAACATGCTGGAAACTATaaagccaagcagcagcaaaagagaACGATTTACTTATCACTATGAACTTATGAAAGTGCCTTATGAATACATGCAGATGCCTGTAAAAACCAACATTTCCAAGAATCCGCCACCTCATGATATTGAGGTATTTGTAGGCAGTGCCTATTTTGTTCTAAGCCGAGCATTTATTCAATATACCCTTGAAAGCTCTCttgcaaaagatttttttgagtGGTCAAGGGATACATACTCTCCAGATGAACATTTCTGGGCCACTCTTGTACGTGTTCCTGGAGTCCCTGGGGAAGTTCCAAGGTCAGCCCAGGACATAACAGACCTACAAAGCAAAACTCGTCTGGTGAAATGGAATTACCTTGAAGACCATTTGTATCCTCCCTGCACTGGTACCCACCTTCGCAGTGTCTGCATCTATGGGGCCGCAGAGTTAAGATGGCTTCTGAATTACGGGCACTGGTTCGCCAACAAGTTTGACTCCAAAGTAGACCCTGTCCTGGTAAAATGCTTGGCAGAAAAACTGGCAGAACAACAGAGAGAGTGGGTATATTTGTCCTCTGATAAATACTTTCTGCACATAAATCCTGTGAATGCCTTGCTATAG